The following coding sequences lie in one Megalodesulfovibrio gigas DSM 1382 = ATCC 19364 genomic window:
- a CDS encoding hydrogenase small subunit, which yields MKCYIGRGKDQVEERLERRGVSRRDFMKFCTAVAVAMGMGPAFAPKVAEALTAKKRPSVVYLHNAECTGCSESVLRTVDPYVDELILDVISMDYHETLMAGAGHAVEEALHEAIKGDFVCVIEGGIPMGDGGYWGKVGGRNMYDICAEVAPKAKAVIAIGTCATYGGVQAAKPNPTGTVGVNEALGKLGVKAINIAGCPPNPMNFVGTVVHLLTKGMPELDKQGRPVMFFGETVHDNCPRLKHFEAGEFATSFGSPEAKKGYCLYELGCKGPDTYNNCPKQLFNQVNWPVQAGHPCIACSEPNFWDLYSPFYSA from the coding sequence ATGAAGTGTTACATTGGACGTGGCAAGGACCAGGTCGAGGAACGCCTGGAGCGCCGGGGCGTCTCGCGCCGCGACTTCATGAAGTTCTGCACGGCCGTGGCCGTCGCCATGGGTATGGGTCCCGCCTTTGCCCCCAAGGTTGCCGAGGCGTTGACCGCCAAGAAGCGCCCCAGCGTGGTGTATCTGCACAATGCAGAATGCACCGGCTGCAGCGAATCTGTGCTGCGGACCGTTGACCCGTACGTTGACGAACTCATTCTTGATGTGATTTCCATGGATTATCACGAAACCCTCATGGCTGGCGCCGGTCATGCCGTGGAAGAAGCCCTGCACGAAGCCATCAAGGGCGATTTCGTCTGCGTCATTGAAGGCGGCATTCCCATGGGCGACGGCGGCTACTGGGGCAAGGTCGGCGGCCGCAACATGTACGACATCTGCGCCGAAGTGGCTCCCAAGGCCAAGGCTGTCATCGCCATCGGCACCTGCGCCACCTACGGTGGCGTGCAGGCTGCCAAGCCCAACCCCACGGGCACCGTGGGTGTGAACGAAGCCCTGGGCAAACTGGGCGTGAAGGCTATCAACATCGCCGGCTGCCCGCCGAACCCCATGAACTTTGTGGGCACCGTGGTGCATCTGCTCACCAAGGGCATGCCCGAGCTGGACAAGCAAGGCCGCCCGGTGATGTTCTTCGGCGAAACCGTGCACGACAACTGCCCCCGTCTGAAGCACTTCGAAGCGGGCGAGTTTGCCACCTCCTTCGGCTCCCCTGAAGCCAAGAAGGGCTACTGCCTCTATGAGCTGGGTTGCAAGGGTCCTGATACGTACAACAACTGCCCCAAGCAGCTCTTCAACCAGGTCAACTGGCCGGTCCAGGCCGGGCACCCCTGCATCGCCTGCAGCGAGCCCAATTTCTGGGATCTCTATTCGCCGTTCTACAGCGCCTAG
- a CDS encoding methyl-accepting chemotaxis protein yields the protein MKPTLRIVVACVAVVCLLVVEGVVLAAFSLALEGVEGVSPAAVAKARTAALLGGLVAVALAAGALDVFVRRHLLTPLRALAAYADAVAHGERPPCVSGPFIGRLASLRTSLCTMVDALHDALDKAAALTRDANEHALEADASRRQAQRLIIKDETRRTGMLAAGETLETVADSIATMAKELRHVAAEVSDGAAGQQVEVDRTAEAVSSMTAAFDHAATRARQAADSADAARRQAAQGASVVDLSVDAITSVREQAAALSQNMTHLGHQAESIGAVMTVISDIADQTNLLALNAAIEAARAGDAGRGFAVVADEVRKLAEKTMQATREVGAAIEGIQQGTRTSLSHVEHASSAVEDAASRAAESRTALTEIVSLAQGTASEVQELAIVIEQQAGSSADISKAVTRIHEISARTTDGMLAASRTIAALSRQAEELVTCNGVLQLIGKGEVQAQLERMAAGMQAMDPARMETDMRQAAAKSPYFELLYATDARGVQTTANIGGAGLPHLNDPAAKGRNWSNRPWFAGPLKLQDTYISPVYVSTATNSPCLTISTPIWREDIVVGVLAADIRVTVS from the coding sequence ATGAAGCCTACGTTGCGAATTGTCGTCGCCTGTGTGGCAGTGGTCTGTCTGCTGGTTGTCGAGGGGGTGGTGCTGGCTGCCTTCTCCCTGGCACTGGAAGGCGTGGAGGGGGTGTCACCTGCCGCCGTGGCCAAGGCACGCACTGCCGCCCTGCTGGGCGGTCTGGTCGCCGTGGCCCTTGCCGCCGGTGCGCTGGATGTATTCGTCCGCCGCCACCTGCTCACCCCCTTGCGGGCCCTGGCTGCCTATGCCGATGCCGTGGCCCACGGCGAGCGTCCGCCCTGCGTCTCCGGTCCGTTCATCGGCCGGCTGGCCAGCCTGCGCACGTCCTTGTGCACCATGGTGGATGCCCTGCATGACGCCCTGGACAAGGCGGCCGCCCTGACCCGTGACGCCAATGAACACGCCCTGGAAGCCGACGCCTCCCGTCGCCAGGCCCAACGGCTGATCATCAAGGACGAGACCCGCCGCACCGGCATGCTCGCTGCCGGGGAAACCCTGGAAACCGTGGCAGATTCCATCGCCACCATGGCCAAGGAACTCAGACACGTGGCCGCCGAGGTAAGCGACGGCGCAGCAGGCCAGCAGGTGGAGGTGGACCGCACGGCCGAAGCCGTCTCCAGCATGACAGCCGCCTTTGATCACGCCGCCACCCGTGCCCGCCAGGCAGCAGACAGCGCCGACGCCGCCCGCAGGCAGGCCGCACAAGGCGCCAGCGTGGTGGATTTGTCCGTAGATGCCATCACGTCCGTGCGAGAACAGGCCGCCGCCCTCTCCCAGAACATGACCCACCTGGGCCACCAGGCCGAAAGCATCGGCGCGGTGATGACCGTGATTTCCGACATCGCCGATCAAACCAATCTCCTGGCCCTGAACGCCGCCATCGAGGCTGCCAGAGCAGGCGATGCCGGCCGGGGCTTTGCCGTGGTGGCGGACGAGGTACGCAAACTGGCGGAAAAAACCATGCAGGCCACCCGGGAAGTGGGTGCCGCCATTGAAGGCATCCAGCAAGGCACGCGCACCAGCCTCTCCCACGTGGAACACGCCTCCAGCGCAGTGGAAGACGCAGCCTCCCGGGCGGCCGAATCCCGCACGGCGCTGACGGAAATCGTCTCCCTGGCCCAGGGCACGGCCAGCGAGGTGCAGGAGCTGGCCATCGTCATCGAACAGCAGGCCGGCAGCAGCGCAGACATCAGCAAGGCCGTGACCCGCATCCATGAAATTTCCGCCCGCACCACCGACGGCATGCTCGCCGCCAGCCGGACCATCGCCGCCTTGAGCCGTCAGGCGGAAGAATTGGTGACCTGCAACGGCGTGCTGCAACTCATCGGCAAGGGCGAAGTGCAGGCCCAGTTGGAGCGCATGGCCGCCGGCATGCAGGCCATGGACCCCGCCCGCATGGAGACGGACATGCGCCAGGCCGCGGCGAAATCCCCCTACTTCGAACTGCTCTACGCCACGGACGCCAGGGGCGTGCAGACCACTGCCAACATCGGCGGCGCCGGCCTGCCGCACCTGAACGACCCCGCCGCCAAAGGCCGCAACTGGAGCAACAGGCCCTGGTTCGCCGGGCCGCTCAAGCTGCAGGATACGTACATCTCGCCGGTGTATGTCTCCACAGCCACCAACTCGCCGTGCCTCACCATCTCCACCCCCATCTGGCGCGAGGACATCGTGGTGGGCGTGCTGGCGGCAGACATCCGGGTCACCGTGTCATAG